One segment of Thermoanaerobacter kivui DNA contains the following:
- the sigF gene encoding RNA polymerase sporulation sigma factor SigF, with amino-acid sequence MKESSFEKTDENLELIRLAQKNDKQSLEKLITENSGLIWSIVKKFSNRGYEMEDLYQIGCVGFVKAVQKFDESYNVKLSTYAVPIIMGEIKRFLRDDGLIKVSRSLKELSSKAFYVKEVLSNELNREPSINEIAERLNVTPEEIAMAFESAATTESLYDNATHDEDDRLLIEMVSEEEKDFDIDDKLALQMVISKLKPREKQIIFLRYFKDMTQMEVANILGISQVQVSRIEKKVLQKLRNELEEV; translated from the coding sequence ATGAAGGAGAGTAGTTTTGAAAAAACCGATGAGAACTTGGAATTGATACGATTAGCACAAAAAAATGATAAACAAAGTCTGGAAAAATTGATAACAGAAAATAGCGGACTTATTTGGAGCATAGTTAAGAAATTTTCCAATAGAGGTTACGAAATGGAGGATTTGTATCAAATAGGCTGCGTAGGCTTTGTTAAGGCAGTTCAAAAATTTGATGAGTCATATAATGTGAAATTGTCTACTTATGCAGTTCCCATAATAATGGGAGAAATTAAAAGGTTTTTAAGAGATGACGGCTTAATAAAAGTTAGCAGGTCTTTGAAAGAACTTTCCTCAAAAGCTTTTTATGTTAAAGAAGTTTTAAGCAATGAACTCAACAGAGAGCCTTCTATTAATGAAATAGCCGAGAGGTTAAACGTAACACCTGAAGAAATAGCAATGGCGTTTGAATCAGCTGCTACAACGGAGTCTTTATACGATAATGCGACTCATGATGAAGATGACAGACTTCTTATTGAAATGGTAAGTGAAGAAGAAAAAGACTTTGACATAGATGATAAACTAGCCTTACAAATGGTAATAAGTAAATTAAAGCCAAGAGAAAAACAGATAATATTTTTACGCTATTTTAAAGATATGACTCAGATGGAAGTGGCAAATATTTTAGGGATTTCTCAAGTGCAAGTGTCGCGAATTGAAAAAAAAGTTTTACAAAAATTAAGAAACGAATTGGAAGAAGTGTAG
- a CDS encoding dodecin family protein: MVGEMKMKKILFVITAVILIFALSYFYMHKTNKKVPESADLVYKGGGKGMAVVKILNVVGDSTISWDDAIHKAVEEAAKSIDNISGIEVVNQTANVKNGKIVEYKANLQIAYRVDKEI, from the coding sequence ATGGTTGGTGAAATGAAAATGAAAAAAATATTGTTTGTAATTACGGCAGTGATTTTAATTTTTGCTTTAAGTTATTTTTATATGCACAAAACCAACAAAAAAGTACCTGAAAGTGCTGATTTGGTATATAAGGGAGGAGGAAAGGGTATGGCGGTTGTAAAAATTTTAAATGTTGTTGGAGATTCAACAATCAGTTGGGATGATGCTATACACAAAGCTGTAGAAGAAGCAGCAAAATCTATCGACAATATTTCTGGAATTGAAGTCGTAAATCAAACAGCAAATGTAAAAAACGGTAAAATAGTAGAGTATAAAGCTAATTTGCAAATTGCTTACAGGGTAGATAAGGAAATATAG
- the spoVAC gene encoding stage V sporulation protein AC codes for MEKDVKKQQEYKNIAQKYEPKPTLLKNVIMAFVVGGLICDIGQFFLNFYLSKGYSLQDANTLVSITMVFIGAFLTGIGVYDDIGKFAGAGSIVPITGFANSIVSPAMEFKKEGFVFGAAAKMFNIAGPVIVYGVSTSIIVGLIYYFLK; via the coding sequence ATGGAAAAAGATGTAAAAAAACAACAAGAATATAAAAATATCGCTCAAAAATATGAGCCCAAACCCACTTTATTAAAAAATGTCATAATGGCTTTTGTAGTGGGAGGATTGATTTGCGACATAGGACAGTTTTTTTTAAATTTTTACCTTTCAAAAGGTTATTCTCTTCAAGATGCCAATACTCTCGTATCAATTACAATGGTGTTTATAGGAGCATTTTTAACAGGAATTGGAGTGTATGACGACATAGGAAAATTTGCAGGAGCAGGTTCTATAGTACCTATAACAGGATTTGCGAATTCTATTGTGTCCCCTGCAATGGAATTTAAAAAAGAAGGTTTTGTCTTTGGTGCGGCTGCAAAAATGTTTAACATTGCGGGTCCTGTTATTGTATACGGTGTGAGTACATCAATAATTGTAGGGTTAATATACTACTTTTTGAAATAA
- the spoVAD gene encoding stage V sporulation protein AD, with protein MAEKKLGSQTVKFKNPPSIISGGTIVGPKEGEGPLRDYFDMILVDDTYGEKSWEKAESKMFQDAVNLALKKANLKISEIDYLLGGDLLNQIISASFAARQLNVPHFGLYGACSTMIEGLSLGAMLIDGGYADYVIAATSSHFSTAERQYRYPLEQGIQRPFTSQWTVTGAGATILASTGNGPYITHATTGKVVDLGMKDANNMGAAMAPAAADTIITHFKDTGFTIDDYDIIVTGDMARVGGSILLELLYKEGYDIEKKYKDCGIEIYDESQDVHSGGSGAGCSAVVLNGWLLSQIRNGVYKRVLFMATGALLSPTSSQQGESIPGIAHAITISRTI; from the coding sequence ATGGCTGAGAAAAAGCTTGGTTCACAGACAGTCAAATTTAAAAACCCTCCTTCTATAATATCAGGAGGAACAATAGTAGGTCCAAAAGAGGGTGAAGGTCCTTTAAGAGATTATTTTGACATGATTTTAGTGGATGATACTTATGGGGAAAAAAGTTGGGAAAAAGCTGAATCAAAAATGTTTCAAGATGCTGTAAATTTAGCTTTAAAAAAGGCTAATTTAAAAATTTCTGAGATTGATTATCTTTTAGGGGGAGATTTATTAAATCAAATCATAAGTGCAAGTTTTGCTGCCAGACAACTAAACGTACCCCATTTTGGATTATATGGAGCTTGCTCTACTATGATAGAGGGATTGAGCTTAGGTGCAATGCTTATCGATGGCGGTTATGCTGATTACGTAATTGCAGCGACTTCCAGTCATTTTTCCACTGCAGAGAGGCAATATCGGTATCCATTAGAGCAAGGGATTCAAAGGCCTTTTACATCTCAATGGACAGTGACTGGAGCAGGTGCTACAATTCTTGCTTCTACAGGGAATGGTCCTTACATCACTCATGCGACAACAGGAAAAGTTGTAGACTTGGGTATGAAGGATGCGAATAATATGGGTGCTGCAATGGCACCGGCAGCTGCAGATACTATCATCACTCATTTTAAAGACACAGGCTTTACTATAGATGATTATGACATTATAGTGACAGGAGACATGGCAAGAGTAGGAGGAAGTATACTTTTGGAGCTATTGTATAAAGAAGGCTATGATATAGAAAAAAAATATAAAGACTGTGGAATTGAAATTTATGACGAATCTCAAGACGTTCACTCAGGGGGAAGCGGAGCAGGATGCTCTGCCGTAGTTTTAAACGGATGGCTGTTATCTCAAATACGAAATGGAGTATATAAAAGGGTGTTATTTATGGCGACAGGTGCTCTTTTATCTCCTACCAGTAGTCAACAAGGAGAATCTATACCTGGAATTGCCCATGCTATTACAATATCAAGAACAATATGA
- the spoVAE gene encoding stage V sporulation protein AE produces the protein MDYLKAFLVGGLICAIAQILIDKTKLTPARILVTYVTLGAILGGLGVYKKLIDIGGAGATIPLLGFGNSLSQGVIKAVEKDGLIGVFTGGLTATAGGISAAIFFGYLFSLIFNPKTKK, from the coding sequence ATGGATTACTTGAAAGCTTTTTTAGTAGGTGGATTAATTTGTGCTATTGCACAAATTTTAATTGATAAAACCAAATTAACTCCTGCGCGAATATTAGTAACATATGTAACATTAGGTGCTATATTAGGAGGACTTGGAGTATACAAAAAATTGATAGACATAGGTGGGGCAGGAGCCACAATACCACTTTTGGGATTTGGGAATTCTCTTTCCCAAGGAGTGATAAAAGCTGTCGAAAAAGATGGATTGATTGGGGTATTTACAGGTGGATTGACTGCGACTGCGGGTGGAATTTCTGCGGCAATATTTTTTGGATACCTTTTTTCTTTAATTTTTAATCCTAAGACGAAGAAATAA